The following are encoded together in the Onychostoma macrolepis isolate SWU-2019 chromosome 03, ASM1243209v1, whole genome shotgun sequence genome:
- the znf750 gene encoding zinc finger protein 750: MDTLQGRKPKKPHYIPRPPGKPFKYQCFQCPFTCNIKSHLFNHMKYNLCKNSISLVSQRMEQTGKTPRASQHNFPFNYKSKEPLLEDEASKPMERINDKAEQEEMGKGPREKPGSPFKEVTKDVPEPIRETRDKNADMDIGQNKISSAFSPVARTCESEALSRSPHKDDQSSSTIPQFYHQVAPWVPPASTAPLLPLIPDYPSYIVPERPLHSLYTPYSHNQGNTPAYQLTPRETQRPLVPSPLVPPSTSLLHPYHYRYGHSIIPGPPLPYSLYQHPELSMSLQRTRYLPLDVYSNRFYPREYGGHLVPLSHPDSYGRLPEDRAFQEHSTVDKGTRQSPLEGCAASGSPDRPSTADVTQRIPVTFRHTSHGESLPVNQSQHADPGATTATEILPKKSCGQTQENLLQKKKERNEPQTTASTRSRESSSEKEDEETEEEPGPLNLSKRDRAVSSNMTHHYPDRELHYDSESSQDEAPLNLCLRVQSNKQALPNTTGSETPVRQTIINAEVCTIVPPREQEIDPCDQRHTAAFALCQLASSKDIINDSSIGQQETTEGQNSQSLPSPVKDTPDTPKQSTRALGQKRVNSRPLRHTTKRAKVKEPARTQRKRSQNC, translated from the exons ATGGACACTCTCCAGGGAAGAAAACCGAAGAAACCACATTACATTCCCCGCCCTCCTGGCAAACCTTTCAAATATCAGTGCTTCCAATGTCCCTTCACCTGCAACATCAAGTCTCATCTCTTCAACCACATGAAGTATAACCTGTGCAAGAACTCCATCTCTCTGGTGTCTCAGCGCATGGAACAGACTGGGAAAACACCCAGAGCTTCCCAGCATAACTTCCCCTTCAACTATAAGAGTAAAGAGCCACTCCTAGAAGATGAAGCCAGCAAACCAATGGAAAGGATCAACGACAAGGCTGAACAAGAGGAGATGGGTAAGGGACCAAGAGAAAAGCCTGGAAGTCCCTTCAAGGAGGTTACTAAAGATGTCCCTGAGCCAATCCGTGAGACCAGGGACAAAAATGCAGACATGGACATTGGACAGAACAAAATATCTTCAGCTTTCTCACCAGTTGCACGAACATGTGAAAGCGAAGCTCTCTCACGGTCTCCACACAAAGATGATCAATCATCTTCAACCATTCCTCAGTTTTACCACCAAGTGGCACCATGGGTTCCACCTGCTTCCACAGCACCTCTTCTTCCTCTAATACCGGACTATCCTTCATACATTGTACCCGAGAGGCCCTTGCATTCTCTCTACACACCCTACTCACACAACCAAGGGAACACCCCAGCCTACCAACTCACACCTCGAGAGACCCAGAGACCTCTGGTTCCATCACCTTTGGTCCCACCTAGTACTTCCCTTCTCCATCCTTATCACTATAGATATGGCCATTCTATTATACCTGGTCCACCGCTACCCTACAGCCTCTACCAACACCCTGAATTGTCCATGTCCTTACAGAGAACCAGGTACCTTCCTCTGGATGTGTATAGCAACAGATTTTATCCTCGCGAGTACGGAGGGCATCTAGTACCCCTATCTCATCCTGACTCTTATGGCAGACTTCCTGAGGACAGGGCTTTCCAGGAGCACAGTACAGTAGACAAAGGTACTCGCCAGAGTCCTTTAGAAGGGTGTGCCGCCTCCGGGTCTCCAGACAGGCCTAGTACTGCAGATGTAACCCAGCGGATCCCGGTTACATTTAGACACACTTCTCATGGGGAGTCACTCCCAGTCAATCAATCACAGCATGCTGATCCAGGGGCTACTACAGCAACTGAAATCTTACCCAAGAAATCATGTGGACAAACTCAAGAGAacttgttacaaaaaaaaaaagagag GAATGAACCACAAACCACAGCCTCCACAAGAAGCCGTGAGAGTTCATCAGAAAAGGAAGACGAAGAAACTGAGGAGGAGCCAGGTCCTCTTAACCTTTCCAAGAGGGACCGGGCCGTATCCAGCAACATGACACACCACTACCCTGACCGAGAGCTCCATTATGATTCAGAAAGTAGTCAGGACGAGGCACCGCTCAACCTCTGCCTCAGGGTACAGTCCAATAAACAAGCCTTGCCCAACACCACAGGCTCTGAAACTCCAGTAAGACAAACCATTATAAACGCTGAGGTATGCACAATTGTTCCACCCAGAGAACAAGAAATAGACCCATGTGACCAGAGGCACACTGCCGCCTTTGCTTTGTGTCAGCTAGCTAGCTCAAAGGACATTATCAATGACTCTTCTATTGGCCAACAAGAAACAACTGAGGGCCAGAACAGTCAAAGTCTTCCTTCCCCAGTCAAAGACACTCCAGATACACCAAAACAGAGCACACGGGCACTGGGACAAAAACGGGTAAACAGTAGACCTCTGAGGCACACCACCAAAAGAGCAAAGGTCAAAGAACCTGCTCGAACTCAGAGAAAGAGGTCACAAAACTGCTGA
- the fn3krp gene encoding ketosamine-3-kinase: MCSEMEALLKRELGTSLLKSTGHSGGGCISEGQSFDTDTGRVFVKINHKNEARRMFDGEMASLEAILCTNTVKVPRPVKVLDLERSGALLVMEHVDMRSLNKYSSKLGEQLADLHLYNKRQIEKENKEQQTVGKGSGTSEVQITNKFGFHVATCCGYIPQVNDWQDDWVSFFAQQRLQHQLSLVEQSYGDREARELWAKLQLKIPQLFTDTEVVPALLHGDLWGGNVAECSDGPIIFDPASYYGHSEFELAIAGMFGGFGGSFYNAYHEKIPKAAGFAKRQQLYQLFHYLNHWNHFGGGYRGSSLRIMKDLTK, encoded by the exons ATGTGCAGTGAGATGGAGGCGCTGCTGAAGAGGGAGCTGGGCACTTCTCTTCTGAAGAGCACTGGTCATTCAGGAGGAGGATGCATCAGTGAAGGCCAGAGCTTTGACACTGACACTGGCAGGGTGTTCGTCAAGATCAACCACAAGAATGAG gcTAGGAGGATGTTTGATGGAGAGATGGCGAGCTTGGAAGCGATCCTGTGTACAAACACAGTGAAAGTACCCAGGCCTGTGAAAGTCTTGGACCTTGAGAGAAGTGGAGCTCTTCTCGTAATGGAACACGTGGATATGAGGAGCTTAAATAA ATACTCATCAAAACTGGGGGAACAACTAGCTGACCTACATCTTTACAACAAAAGACAGatagagaaagaaaacaaggaaCAGCAGACTGTCG GAAAAGGATCAGGAACATCTGAAGTTCAAATAACCAACAAGTTTGGGTTTCACGTGGCTACCTGCTGTGGTTATATCCCTCAG GTAAATGATTGGCAGGATGATTGGGTGTCCTTTTTCGCTCAGCAAAGACTGCAGCACCAGCTCAGCTTGGTGGAACAGTCGTATGGAGACAGAGAAGCCAGGGAATTGTGGGCCAAACTCCAA CTGAAGATCCCTCAGCTGTTTACAGACACGGAGGTGGTTCCAGCTCTGCTGCATGGAGATCTCTGGGGAGGAAATGTGGCTGAATGTTCTGACGGTCCCATCATCTTTGACCCAGCATCGTATTATGGCCATTCAGAGTTCGAGCTGGCTATAGCTGGTATGTTTGGTGGTTTTGGGGGTTCGTTTTACAATGCTTACCATGAGAAGATCCCCAAGGCCGCTGGCTTTGCAAAGAGGCAACAACTATACCAGCTGTTCCATTATCTGAACCACTGGAATCATTTTGGTGGTGGCTACAGGGGTTCTTCTCTACGGATCATGAAGGATCTAACAAAGTAG